A single genomic interval of Lucilia cuprina isolate Lc7/37 chromosome 2, ASM2204524v1, whole genome shotgun sequence harbors:
- the LOC111682238 gene encoding diuretic hormone class 2 isoform X1, giving the protein MMTQKKFVGCILSAVLLCLWLVSYAEAAPMPRYQSNGYYNELEEVPDDILMELMARFGQTIMRARNDLENSKRTVDFGLARGYSGTQEAKHRMGLAAANFPGGPGRRRRSETEA; this is encoded by the exons ATGATGACACAAAAGAAATTCGTTGGTTGTATTTTGTCAGCAGTGTTGCTGTGCTTGTGGTTGGTCTCCTACGCAGAGGCAGCACCCATGCCAAGGTA TCAAAGTAATGGATACTACAATGAATTGGAAGAAGTACCGGATGACATTCTAATGGAATTAATGGCACGTTTTGGACAAACTATAATGAGAGCCCGTAATGATTTGGAAAA ttctAAACGTACCGTTGACTTTGGTTTAGCACGCGGTTATTCCGGTACCCAAGAAGCGAAACATCGCATGGGTCTGGCTGCGGCTAATTTCCCCGGTGGTCCAGGCCGAAGGAGACGTTCGGAAACCGAAGCTTAA
- the LOC111682238 gene encoding diuretic hormone class 2 isoform X2, giving the protein MMTQKKFVGCILSAVLLCLWLVSYAEAAPMPSQSNGYYNELEEVPDDILMELMARFGQTIMRARNDLENSKRTVDFGLARGYSGTQEAKHRMGLAAANFPGGPGRRRRSETEA; this is encoded by the exons ATGATGACACAAAAGAAATTCGTTGGTTGTATTTTGTCAGCAGTGTTGCTGTGCTTGTGGTTGGTCTCCTACGCAGAGGCAGCACCCATGCCAAG TCAAAGTAATGGATACTACAATGAATTGGAAGAAGTACCGGATGACATTCTAATGGAATTAATGGCACGTTTTGGACAAACTATAATGAGAGCCCGTAATGATTTGGAAAA ttctAAACGTACCGTTGACTTTGGTTTAGCACGCGGTTATTCCGGTACCCAAGAAGCGAAACATCGCATGGGTCTGGCTGCGGCTAATTTCCCCGGTGGTCCAGGCCGAAGGAGACGTTCGGAAACCGAAGCTTAA